In the Gossypium raimondii isolate GPD5lz chromosome 9, ASM2569854v1, whole genome shotgun sequence genome, one interval contains:
- the LOC105798317 gene encoding serine/threonine-protein kinase BLUS1 isoform X2, producing the protein MEQPFEKRFPVNAKDYKLYEEVGEGVSATVYRALCIPLNEIVAIKVLDLEKCNNDLDGIRREVQTMSLIDHPNLLRAHCSFATGHNLWVVMPYMAGGSCLHIMKSAFPEGFEEPVIATLLREVLKALVYLHSHGHIHRDVKAGNILVDSNGAVKLADFGVSACMFDTGDRQRSRNTFVGTPCWMAPEVMQQLHGYDFKADIWSFGITALELAHGHAPFSKYPPMKVLLMTLQNAPPGLDYERDKRFSKSFKELVAACLVKDPKKRPTSEKLLKHHFFKHARSYDYLVRTILYGLAPLGERFRVLKTKEADLLVQNKAFYEDKEQLSQQEYIKGISAWNFNLEDLKSQAALIQDDDDAPNAEDQDGSRKQRDRHDVVGLSAERISPEMPSNSIAASSQEDGLSDLHDLESSLASFPIKPLQALKGCFDIGEAEGTNGPNWKGVTQLESEQLITKSSRAMDQDAGRNEGENSGQSSSSTRQVVPEHKKFLSGSLIPDSAFSPNKFTGDGDRDFPQPKFPSERNYSGPLLYRQRRETNNPSSEDSSEGAVVQRGRFKVTSADLSPKGPTNCTFNPATGGSTSPTSLNLRASAVLPSLQCILQQNTMQREEIIRLIKYLEQSSGKLGDLSEVGTNDLLQIPPSSAREKELQSQVLQLQQSIGNLVEELQRQKMKNIQN; encoded by the exons ATGGAGCAACCTTTTGAGAAACGTTTTCCAGTCAATGCAAAAGATTACAAGTTATATGAAGAAGTTGGAGAAGGTGTCAGTGCCACTGTGTACAGGGCTTTATGCATTCCACTTAATGAGATTGTTGCTATCAAGGTTCTTGATTTGGAGAAGTGCAATAACGATCTG GATGGAATTCGTAGAGAGGTCCAGACTATGAGCTTGATTGATCACCCAAATTTATTACGGGCACATTGCTCATTTGCAACCGGTCACAACCTTTGGGTTGTGATGCCATATATGGCTGGGGGCTCTTGCTTGCATATAATGAAATCTGCTTTTCCTGAAGGTTTTGAAGAGCCTGTCATTGCTACTTTGTTGCGTGAAGTTCTTAAAGCTCTTGTTTATCTTCATTCTCATGGGCACATTCACAGAGATGTGAAG GCTGGTAATATCTTAGTTGATTCTAATGGTGCTGTCAAGTTGGCAGACTTTGGAGTATCAGCATGCATGTTTGATACTGGAGACAGACAGCGTTCTAGAAATACTTTTGTTGGAACTCCTTGCTG GATGGCTCCAGAAGTTATGCAGCAATTGCATGGTTATGACTTTAA AGCGGACATCTGGTCTTTCGGAATTACAGCTCTTGAACTTGCTCATGGCCACGCCCCATTTTCCAAGTATCCACCAATGAAA GTTTTGTTAATGACCTTGCAAAATGCTCCTCCTGGTCTAGACTATGAAAGAGACAAGAGGTTCTCAAAG TCTTTCAAGGAGTTGGTAGCTGCTTGCTTGGTGAAGGACCCGAAGAAACGTCCAACTTCAGAGAAGCTTTTGAAGCACCATTTCTTTAAACATGCACGCTCCTATGATTATCTAGTTCGTACCATTCTTTACGGCCTTGCTCCATTAGGTGAACGTTTTAGGGTGCTAAAG ACGAAAGAAGCTGATCTTCTTGTACAGAATAAGGCTTTTTATGAGGACAAGGAGCAATTATCACAG CAAGAGTACATAAAAGGGATTAGTGCTTGGAATTTCAACCTAGAGGACTTAAAAAGTCAGGCTGCACTC ATTCAAGATGACGATGATGCACCAAATGCAGAAGATCAAGATGGGAGCAGGAAACAAAGGGACCGGCATGATGTAGTTGGGTTATCAGCTGAGAGGATATCTCCTGAAATGCCTAGTAATTCCATTGCTGCAAGTAGCCAGGAG GACGGACTTAGTGATCTTCATGATTTGGAGAGTTCACTTGCTTCATTTCCTATTAAGCCACTTCAAGCACTCAA AGGCTGTTTTGACATTGGTGAAGCTGAGGGTACAAATGGTCCAAATTGGAAAGGTGTTACCCAGTTGGAAAGTGAACAGTTAATTACAAAGTCATCAAGAGCCATGGACCAAGATGCTGGAAGAAATGAGGGTGAGAACTCCGGGCAAAGTAGCTCTTCCACACGCCAGGTCGTTCCAGAGCATAAAAAGTTCTTGAGCGGTTCGCTAATACCTGATAGTGCCTTTTCACCTAACAAGTTTACTGGAGATGGGGACAG GGACTTCCCACAGCCTAAATTTCCATCTGAACGCAACTACAGTGGACCATTGTTGTACCGCCAGAGGAGGGAAACAAATAACCCTTCATCTG AGGATTCATCGGAAGGAGCAGTTGTTCAGCGGGGACGCTTTAAGGTGACTTCAGCAGATCTCAGTCCCAAG GGACCTACCAACTGCACGTTTAACCCGGCCACTGGAGGTTCAACCAGTCCAACGTCGCTAAACCTTAGAGCAAGTGCAGTTCTCCCATCTCTACAATGCATTTTGCAACAGAACACCATGCAAAGG GAAGAGATCATCAGACTGATCAAATATTTGGAGCAATCATCTG GTAAGCTCGGGGACTTGTCAGAGGTGGGCACCAATGACCTTTTGCAG ATACCGCCTTCTTCTGCAAGGGAAAAAGAGCTGCAATCTCAGGTGCTTCAGCTGCAACAGAG TATTGGGAATCTCGTTGAGGAATTGCAGAGACAGAAAATGAAGAACATTCAG AACTAG
- the LOC105798317 gene encoding serine/threonine-protein kinase BLUS1 isoform X1: MEQPFEKRFPVNAKDYKLYEEVGEGVSATVYRALCIPLNEIVAIKVLDLEKCNNDLDGIRREVQTMSLIDHPNLLRAHCSFATGHNLWVVMPYMAGGSCLHIMKSAFPEGFEEPVIATLLREVLKALVYLHSHGHIHRDVKAGNILVDSNGAVKLADFGVSACMFDTGDRQRSRNTFVGTPCWMAPEVMQQLHGYDFKADIWSFGITALELAHGHAPFSKYPPMKVLLMTLQNAPPGLDYERDKRFSKSFKELVAACLVKDPKKRPTSEKLLKHHFFKHARSYDYLVRTILYGLAPLGERFRVLKTKEADLLVQNKAFYEDKEQLSQQEYIKGISAWNFNLEDLKSQAALIQDDDDAPNAEDQDGSRKQRDRHDVVGLSAERISPEMPSNSIAASSQEDGLSDLHDLESSLASFPIKPLQALKGCFDIGEAEGTNGPNWKGVTQLESEQLITKSSRAMDQDAGRNEGENSGQSSSSTRQVVPEHKKFLSGSLIPDSAFSPNKFTGDGDRDFPQPKFPSERNYSGPLLYRQRRETNNPSSEDSSEGAVVQRGRFKVTSADLSPKGPTNCTFNPATGGSTSPTSLNLRASAVLPSLQCILQQNTMQREEIIRLIKYLEQSSGKLGDLSEVGTNDLLQIPPSSAREKELQSQVLQLQQSIGNLVEELQRQKMKNIQLEKQLNKALANNKK, encoded by the exons ATGGAGCAACCTTTTGAGAAACGTTTTCCAGTCAATGCAAAAGATTACAAGTTATATGAAGAAGTTGGAGAAGGTGTCAGTGCCACTGTGTACAGGGCTTTATGCATTCCACTTAATGAGATTGTTGCTATCAAGGTTCTTGATTTGGAGAAGTGCAATAACGATCTG GATGGAATTCGTAGAGAGGTCCAGACTATGAGCTTGATTGATCACCCAAATTTATTACGGGCACATTGCTCATTTGCAACCGGTCACAACCTTTGGGTTGTGATGCCATATATGGCTGGGGGCTCTTGCTTGCATATAATGAAATCTGCTTTTCCTGAAGGTTTTGAAGAGCCTGTCATTGCTACTTTGTTGCGTGAAGTTCTTAAAGCTCTTGTTTATCTTCATTCTCATGGGCACATTCACAGAGATGTGAAG GCTGGTAATATCTTAGTTGATTCTAATGGTGCTGTCAAGTTGGCAGACTTTGGAGTATCAGCATGCATGTTTGATACTGGAGACAGACAGCGTTCTAGAAATACTTTTGTTGGAACTCCTTGCTG GATGGCTCCAGAAGTTATGCAGCAATTGCATGGTTATGACTTTAA AGCGGACATCTGGTCTTTCGGAATTACAGCTCTTGAACTTGCTCATGGCCACGCCCCATTTTCCAAGTATCCACCAATGAAA GTTTTGTTAATGACCTTGCAAAATGCTCCTCCTGGTCTAGACTATGAAAGAGACAAGAGGTTCTCAAAG TCTTTCAAGGAGTTGGTAGCTGCTTGCTTGGTGAAGGACCCGAAGAAACGTCCAACTTCAGAGAAGCTTTTGAAGCACCATTTCTTTAAACATGCACGCTCCTATGATTATCTAGTTCGTACCATTCTTTACGGCCTTGCTCCATTAGGTGAACGTTTTAGGGTGCTAAAG ACGAAAGAAGCTGATCTTCTTGTACAGAATAAGGCTTTTTATGAGGACAAGGAGCAATTATCACAG CAAGAGTACATAAAAGGGATTAGTGCTTGGAATTTCAACCTAGAGGACTTAAAAAGTCAGGCTGCACTC ATTCAAGATGACGATGATGCACCAAATGCAGAAGATCAAGATGGGAGCAGGAAACAAAGGGACCGGCATGATGTAGTTGGGTTATCAGCTGAGAGGATATCTCCTGAAATGCCTAGTAATTCCATTGCTGCAAGTAGCCAGGAG GACGGACTTAGTGATCTTCATGATTTGGAGAGTTCACTTGCTTCATTTCCTATTAAGCCACTTCAAGCACTCAA AGGCTGTTTTGACATTGGTGAAGCTGAGGGTACAAATGGTCCAAATTGGAAAGGTGTTACCCAGTTGGAAAGTGAACAGTTAATTACAAAGTCATCAAGAGCCATGGACCAAGATGCTGGAAGAAATGAGGGTGAGAACTCCGGGCAAAGTAGCTCTTCCACACGCCAGGTCGTTCCAGAGCATAAAAAGTTCTTGAGCGGTTCGCTAATACCTGATAGTGCCTTTTCACCTAACAAGTTTACTGGAGATGGGGACAG GGACTTCCCACAGCCTAAATTTCCATCTGAACGCAACTACAGTGGACCATTGTTGTACCGCCAGAGGAGGGAAACAAATAACCCTTCATCTG AGGATTCATCGGAAGGAGCAGTTGTTCAGCGGGGACGCTTTAAGGTGACTTCAGCAGATCTCAGTCCCAAG GGACCTACCAACTGCACGTTTAACCCGGCCACTGGAGGTTCAACCAGTCCAACGTCGCTAAACCTTAGAGCAAGTGCAGTTCTCCCATCTCTACAATGCATTTTGCAACAGAACACCATGCAAAGG GAAGAGATCATCAGACTGATCAAATATTTGGAGCAATCATCTG GTAAGCTCGGGGACTTGTCAGAGGTGGGCACCAATGACCTTTTGCAG ATACCGCCTTCTTCTGCAAGGGAAAAAGAGCTGCAATCTCAGGTGCTTCAGCTGCAACAGAG TATTGGGAATCTCGTTGAGGAATTGCAGAGACAGAAAATGAAGAACATTCAG TTAGagaaacaattaaataaagCATTGGCCAACAACAAAAAGTGA